In Strigops habroptila isolate Jane chromosome 2, bStrHab1.2.pri, whole genome shotgun sequence, one genomic interval encodes:
- the ING4 gene encoding inhibitor of growth protein 4 isoform X5, whose protein sequence is MKAAGIENLPFELQRNFQLMRDLDQRTEDLKSEIDKLATEYISNARTLSSEEKLGLLKQIQEAYGKCKEFGDDKVQLAMQTYEMVDKHIRRLDTDLARFEADLKEKQIESSDYDSSSSKGKKKGRAQKEKKAARARSKGKNSDEEAPKTAQKKLKLVRTSTEYGMPSVTFGNVHPSDVLDMPVDPNEPTYCLCHQVSYGEMIGCDNPDCSIEWFHFACVGLTTKPRGKWFCPRCSQERKKK, encoded by the exons gtATTGAGAACCTGCCATTTGAATTGCAGAGAAACTTCCAGCTCATGCGAGACCTGGATCAGAGGACGGAAG ACCTCAAGTCGGAGATTGATAAGTTGGCCACAGAGTATATCAGCAATGCACGGACTTTGTCTTCGGAGGAAAAACTGGGGCTTCTCAAGCAAATCCAGGAGGCCTATGGGAAATGCAAGGAGTTTGGGGACGACAAGGTTCAGCTGGCTATGCAGACCTATGAGATG GTCGATAAGCACATCCGGCGGCTGGACACAGACCTTGCTCGCTTCGAAGCAGACctgaaggagaagcagataGAGTCGAGTGACTATGACAGTTCTTCCAGCAAGGGCAAGAAGA AGGGCCGAGcccaaaaagagaagaaagctgccCGTGCTCGCTCTAAAGGGAAGAATTCTGATGAGGAAGCACCAAAAACTGCCCAAAAGAAATTGAAGCTTGTCCGCAC TAGCACAGAGTATGGGATGCCTTCAGTCACCTTTGGAAATGTGCACCCTTCGGATGTATTGGATATGCCAGTCGACCCCAATGAGCCTACTTACTGCCTCTGCCACCAGGTCTCCTATGGGGAGATGATTGGCTGCGACAACCCAGAT TGTTCCATTGAATGGTTTCATTTTGCCTGTGTGGGTCTGACAACAAAACCAAGAGGAAAATG GTTCTGCCCTCGTTGTTcccaggagaggaagaagaagtaA
- the ING4 gene encoding inhibitor of growth protein 4 isoform X4 has translation MAAGMYLEHYLDSIENLPFELQRNFQLMRDLDQRTEDLKSEIDKLATEYISNARTLSSEEKLGLLKQIQEAYGKCKEFGDDKVQLAMQTYEMVDKHIRRLDTDLARFEADLKEKQIESSDYDSSSSKGKKKGRAQKEKKAARARSKGKNSDEEAPKTAQKKLKLVRTSTEYGMPSVTFGNVHPSDVLDMPVDPNEPTYCLCHQVSYGEMIGCDNPDCSIEWFHFACVGLTTKPRGKWFCPRCSQERKKK, from the exons gtATTGAGAACCTGCCATTTGAATTGCAGAGAAACTTCCAGCTCATGCGAGACCTGGATCAGAGGACGGAAG ACCTCAAGTCGGAGATTGATAAGTTGGCCACAGAGTATATCAGCAATGCACGGACTTTGTCTTCGGAGGAAAAACTGGGGCTTCTCAAGCAAATCCAGGAGGCCTATGGGAAATGCAAGGAGTTTGGGGACGACAAGGTTCAGCTGGCTATGCAGACCTATGAGATG GTCGATAAGCACATCCGGCGGCTGGACACAGACCTTGCTCGCTTCGAAGCAGACctgaaggagaagcagataGAGTCGAGTGACTATGACAGTTCTTCCAGCAAGGGCAAGAAGA AGGGCCGAGcccaaaaagagaagaaagctgccCGTGCTCGCTCTAAAGGGAAGAATTCTGATGAGGAAGCACCAAAAACTGCCCAAAAGAAATTGAAGCTTGTCCGCAC TAGCACAGAGTATGGGATGCCTTCAGTCACCTTTGGAAATGTGCACCCTTCGGATGTATTGGATATGCCAGTCGACCCCAATGAGCCTACTTACTGCCTCTGCCACCAGGTCTCCTATGGGGAGATGATTGGCTGCGACAACCCAGAT TGTTCCATTGAATGGTTTCATTTTGCCTGTGTGGGTCTGACAACAAAACCAAGAGGAAAATG GTTCTGCCCTCGTTGTTcccaggagaggaagaagaagtaA
- the ING4 gene encoding inhibitor of growth protein 4 isoform X3 has translation MMETTDLDEESSAGIENLPFELQRNFQLMRDLDQRTEDLKSEIDKLATEYISNARTLSSEEKLGLLKQIQEAYGKCKEFGDDKVQLAMQTYEMVDKHIRRLDTDLARFEADLKEKQIESSDYDSSSSKGKKKGRAQKEKKAARARSKGKNSDEEAPKTAQKKLKLVRTSTEYGMPSVTFGNVHPSDVLDMPVDPNEPTYCLCHQVSYGEMIGCDNPDCSIEWFHFACVGLTTKPRGKWFCPRCSQERKKK, from the exons gtATTGAGAACCTGCCATTTGAATTGCAGAGAAACTTCCAGCTCATGCGAGACCTGGATCAGAGGACGGAAG ACCTCAAGTCGGAGATTGATAAGTTGGCCACAGAGTATATCAGCAATGCACGGACTTTGTCTTCGGAGGAAAAACTGGGGCTTCTCAAGCAAATCCAGGAGGCCTATGGGAAATGCAAGGAGTTTGGGGACGACAAGGTTCAGCTGGCTATGCAGACCTATGAGATG GTCGATAAGCACATCCGGCGGCTGGACACAGACCTTGCTCGCTTCGAAGCAGACctgaaggagaagcagataGAGTCGAGTGACTATGACAGTTCTTCCAGCAAGGGCAAGAAGA AGGGCCGAGcccaaaaagagaagaaagctgccCGTGCTCGCTCTAAAGGGAAGAATTCTGATGAGGAAGCACCAAAAACTGCCCAAAAGAAATTGAAGCTTGTCCGCAC TAGCACAGAGTATGGGATGCCTTCAGTCACCTTTGGAAATGTGCACCCTTCGGATGTATTGGATATGCCAGTCGACCCCAATGAGCCTACTTACTGCCTCTGCCACCAGGTCTCCTATGGGGAGATGATTGGCTGCGACAACCCAGAT TGTTCCATTGAATGGTTTCATTTTGCCTGTGTGGGTCTGACAACAAAACCAAGAGGAAAATG GTTCTGCCCTCGTTGTTcccaggagaggaagaagaagtaA